Proteins found in one Enterococcus sp. 9D6_DIV0238 genomic segment:
- the fdrA gene encoding acyl-CoA synthetase FdrA, translating into MLHTIIKANSYQDSIVLMLLTNKLNTIDGVHNVSVMMGTPANKDIFKTGGLYTDELEKASSNDMVIVLDIEDDSLIDQVLSEINVFLEEQTKGGGDGAGEEVAKTWDKAFELGKEAGVAVFSIPGTHAALEIERALDEGKHVFCFSDNVAIEDEKRLKEKAHEAGLLLMGPDCGTGIINGIPVAFTNAVRKGKIGVVGASGTGIQEVTTIIHKLGGGVTNAIGTGGRDLKEEIGGITLKDSIMTLEKDPNTEVIVVISKPPAPQVRDEVLNLLRSISKPAVTIFLGEKPDAHEENLYRAYTLEEAAQIAVQLLNKEAVTPRKESLNVPAHTLKPEQKYVKGLYSGGTLAYEAAMLIKEGLHLSEGEHAPEGFILKNQGHEIIDLGDDIYTQGKPHPMIDPTKRKEMLEEVGKDPETAIILLDVVLGYGSHANMAQELAPTIKELKVQAKNQGRELFVIGTVVGTDEDTQDIHEQETIMKEAGVILCDSNAQAVRMALAILEHPLTVEVKEVLPQSAVTPVSIAPSEAMLALLTNQGFINIGLRSFSEAITNHGGKVVQYDWQPIAGGNITLQKALQFLKKVELGK; encoded by the coding sequence ATGCTGCATACTATAATCAAAGCGAACAGCTATCAGGATTCCATCGTATTGATGTTATTGACGAACAAATTAAATACGATTGATGGTGTTCATAATGTCTCTGTTATGATGGGGACTCCAGCGAATAAAGATATTTTTAAAACTGGTGGTCTATATACAGATGAATTAGAAAAAGCGTCATCAAATGATATGGTGATTGTTTTAGATATCGAAGATGATTCGTTGATCGATCAGGTATTATCAGAGATCAATGTATTTTTAGAAGAGCAAACAAAAGGCGGCGGAGATGGCGCTGGAGAAGAAGTTGCCAAAACTTGGGACAAAGCTTTTGAGTTAGGAAAAGAAGCTGGCGTAGCTGTATTCTCTATTCCTGGAACACATGCAGCACTTGAAATCGAACGAGCGTTAGATGAAGGAAAACATGTTTTTTGTTTTAGTGATAATGTAGCGATCGAAGATGAGAAACGCTTGAAAGAAAAAGCGCATGAAGCTGGACTTTTACTAATGGGACCAGATTGCGGTACGGGTATCATTAACGGTATTCCTGTAGCTTTCACTAATGCTGTACGTAAAGGAAAAATCGGTGTTGTTGGTGCTTCAGGTACAGGTATTCAAGAAGTAACAACGATTATCCATAAATTAGGCGGTGGTGTGACGAATGCAATTGGTACAGGAGGTCGCGATTTAAAAGAGGAAATTGGTGGTATCACGCTTAAAGACAGTATCATGACGTTGGAGAAAGATCCTAATACAGAAGTGATCGTAGTGATTTCTAAACCACCAGCACCCCAAGTTCGCGATGAAGTGCTGAACCTTTTAAGAAGTATCTCTAAGCCTGCAGTGACGATTTTCCTAGGAGAGAAACCAGATGCACATGAAGAAAATCTCTACCGTGCATATACACTTGAAGAAGCTGCTCAAATCGCCGTTCAACTGTTGAATAAAGAAGCTGTTACACCAAGAAAAGAAAGCTTGAATGTACCAGCACATACGCTGAAACCTGAACAAAAATATGTGAAAGGTTTATACTCCGGCGGTACACTGGCTTATGAAGCAGCGATGCTCATTAAAGAAGGTTTACACTTATCAGAGGGAGAACATGCACCAGAAGGTTTCATTTTGAAAAATCAAGGGCACGAAATCATCGATCTAGGTGATGATATTTATACTCAAGGGAAACCGCATCCAATGATCGATCCAACAAAACGTAAAGAAATGCTGGAAGAAGTAGGAAAAGATCCTGAAACAGCTATTATTTTGTTAGATGTTGTACTAGGTTATGGTTCCCATGCAAATATGGCACAAGAACTTGCTCCTACGATCAAAGAATTAAAAGTACAAGCAAAAAATCAGGGAAGAGAATTGTTTGTCATCGGTACAGTTGTCGGCACTGACGAAGATACTCAAGATATTCATGAACAAGAAACGATCATGAAAGAAGCTGGAGTGATACTTTGTGATAGTAATGCTCAAGCGGTTCGCATGGCGCTAGCAATTTTAGAACACCCGCTGACAGTAGAAGTAAAAGAAGTTTTACCGCAGTCAGCAGTGACTCCTGTTTCGATAGCACCATCTGAAGCAATGTTGGCGTTATTGACAAATCAAGGATTTATCAATATTGGCTTACGTAGTTTTTCTGAAGCAATCACAAATCATGGCGGTAAAGTCGTTCAATATGATTGGCAACCAATTGCAGGTGGAAATATCACACTACAAAAAGCATTACAATTTCTAAAAAAAGTAGAATTAGGCAAATAA
- a CDS encoding DUF1116 domain-containing protein — protein MSYKTIDEANQAVAAKIVAGSPFLLDVVPAKSVIKELNEGKVLLHAGPPITYDKMVDPIQGACVGAALFEEWCDTEEEAREMLESGEVKLIPCHHVNAVGPMGGITSANMAVLVVENKTDGNRAFCTMNEGIGAVLRFGAYSDEVITRLRWMRDTLAPVLSAALKTKEDGLNINVLIAKAIAMGDEFHQRNIAASLAFLKEMAPIIVGLTDIDQVKREEVVQFLADTDQFFLNVMMASAKAVMDGARQIQEGTIVTAMCRNGHDFGIRIAGMGDEWFTGPVNTPQGLYFSGFSESDAAPDMGDSAITETFGVGGMAMIAAPAVTRFVGSGGFYDALNTSDEMTEICIDTNPNFPVPTWDFKGICLGIDARKVVETGILPVINTGIANKKAGLGQIGAGTVTPPIDCFEKAVLAYAKKLGFTE, from the coding sequence ATGTCATATAAAACAATCGATGAAGCAAATCAGGCAGTTGCAGCTAAAATCGTTGCCGGTTCTCCTTTTTTATTAGATGTAGTTCCGGCAAAATCAGTGATCAAAGAATTAAATGAAGGAAAAGTCTTGCTACATGCTGGACCGCCAATTACTTATGATAAGATGGTCGACCCTATTCAAGGCGCTTGCGTTGGCGCTGCCCTATTTGAAGAATGGTGCGATACTGAAGAAGAAGCTAGAGAAATGCTGGAATCAGGGGAAGTGAAGTTGATTCCTTGTCATCATGTAAATGCTGTAGGTCCAATGGGCGGTATCACATCTGCGAATATGGCGGTATTAGTCGTTGAAAACAAAACAGACGGTAATCGCGCATTCTGTACAATGAATGAAGGAATCGGTGCTGTATTACGTTTTGGTGCCTATTCAGATGAAGTGATCACTCGTTTAAGATGGATGAGAGACACGTTGGCACCTGTCTTGAGTGCAGCCTTGAAAACAAAAGAAGATGGTTTGAATATCAACGTTTTAATAGCAAAAGCAATCGCTATGGGAGATGAATTTCATCAACGAAATATTGCAGCTTCATTGGCTTTCTTAAAAGAAATGGCGCCGATCATTGTTGGTTTAACAGATATCGATCAAGTGAAACGCGAAGAAGTTGTTCAGTTTTTAGCTGATACAGATCAGTTCTTCTTAAATGTGATGATGGCTTCGGCAAAAGCGGTGATGGATGGAGCTAGACAAATCCAAGAAGGAACGATCGTCACAGCTATGTGCCGAAATGGACATGATTTTGGGATTCGAATTGCTGGAATGGGTGATGAATGGTTTACAGGTCCAGTGAACACACCACAGGGATTATATTTCTCTGGTTTCAGTGAATCAGATGCGGCACCAGATATGGGCGATAGTGCGATAACGGAAACCTTCGGCGTTGGGGGCATGGCAATGATTGCAGCACCGGCAGTAACTCGTTTTGTCGGTTCAGGCGGCTTTTATGATGCGTTGAATACAAGTGATGAAATGACAGAGATTTGTATCGACACGAATCCGAATTTCCCTGTTCCAACTTGGGATTTCAAAGGCATCTGTTTAGGAATCGATGCTAGAAAAGTTGTCGAAACAGGAATACTTCCTGTGATCAATACAGGAATTGCTAACAAAAAAGCTGGCTTAGGTCAAATTGGTGCAGGAACAGTCACACCGCCAATTGATTGTTTTGAAAAAGCTGTCTTAGCTTATGCGAAGAAGTTAGGTTTTACAGAATAA
- the arcC gene encoding carbamate kinase → MANRVVIALGGNAILKPNQEATLDVQLENVKLSAELIAKIEELDYQIVLTHGNGPQVGNILRQNEEAKDVVPPFPLDVCNAESQGFIGYMLEQSLKNSLEIKGLTSNVVTLLTQTEVSAKDEAFEQPNKPIGIFYSEIEAKKMEKEKGWVMMEDAGRGYRRVVPSPQPKAIHGVDAIVKLLNQNTIVIAGGGGGIPVVRCQNGLLKGIEAVIDKDRTGKKLAEQIDADTFMMLTDVSNVYINYGKENQEKLETISVSQAQQYMDEGHFADGSMGPKMEAAIAFAKQGKTAIICSLEEADLALSGQAGTRITG, encoded by the coding sequence ATGGCAAATCGTGTCGTGATCGCACTTGGAGGTAACGCGATCTTAAAACCAAATCAAGAAGCAACATTAGATGTACAATTAGAAAACGTAAAGCTTAGTGCAGAATTGATTGCTAAAATAGAAGAATTAGACTATCAAATTGTGTTGACCCATGGAAATGGTCCGCAAGTAGGAAATATTTTAAGACAAAATGAAGAAGCCAAAGATGTTGTTCCGCCATTCCCGTTAGATGTTTGTAATGCTGAATCTCAAGGGTTTATCGGATATATGTTGGAGCAAAGCTTGAAAAATTCTTTGGAAATAAAAGGTTTGACAAGTAATGTCGTTACTCTTTTGACACAAACAGAAGTTTCAGCAAAAGATGAGGCCTTTGAGCAGCCAAATAAACCAATTGGCATTTTCTATTCTGAAATAGAAGCCAAAAAGATGGAAAAAGAAAAGGGTTGGGTCATGATGGAAGATGCTGGTCGAGGCTATCGTCGTGTTGTGCCATCACCGCAGCCCAAAGCGATTCATGGCGTAGACGCTATCGTTAAGTTATTAAATCAAAATACGATCGTGATTGCCGGAGGAGGCGGAGGGATTCCTGTGGTCCGCTGTCAAAATGGTTTACTGAAAGGAATCGAAGCTGTGATCGATAAAGATCGTACGGGTAAAAAATTAGCCGAGCAAATCGATGCAGATACATTCATGATGTTGACCGATGTAAGCAATGTTTATATCAATTACGGTAAAGAGAACCAAGAGAAGCTTGAAACGATTTCTGTCAGTCAAGCTCAGCAGTATATGGATGAAGGACATTTTGCTGATGGCAGTATGGGTCCGAAAATGGAAGCTGCGATTGCATTTGCTAAACAGGGAAAAACAGCGATCATTTGTTCATTAGAAGAGGCAGACTTAGCTTTATCAGGACAAGCAGGAACAAGAATCACAGGCTAA